The Cryptomeria japonica chromosome 9, Sugi_1.0, whole genome shotgun sequence DNA segment ttaataatcttgcacaaactgtctcttctttacagcaacaaattgcctctatgaatcaatctaagtttagtgtgcccacatttgatgttgcgagcccactttctcttgacattgttcgagctattcctcctaagcatgttgaaatcccgcatttggagctttataatggtaaaggagatcctctaacacatgttaagacttttcaaacaatatgtactgattttgcttatgaccaaaggttgcttgcaaaactattcactagaacattaagagacaaagccctacaatggtattgctcgttgccttcttattctattacttcttttgaacaacttgcaaatgctttcattcaacaatttcaaaacaacataagtcctaaagttactttgattgatttaatgcattgtaaacaaggtgttaaagaaaaagtgactgatttcattggtagatataagcatttgtatgctcaaatttcttttccagtgcctgacaatgatattcaaagaatctttatttctaatttacaaaaagatattcgagacaaacttctgttttctgagtttacttctttccaacagttgtgcgccactcttcacaattatcaactgactgtgagtcaaatggaacaatcacatcctatggctccgagtgataagggtgatagcagtcaacaaccatttgggaagtttaaaccgaacagagattccatcaaattcaatgaaaacatcatcaacaacaatgtgaatgcagcatcaggtgtgcctcctatttctaaatttttcaagaaagaaagaaagtatactcctttgaatgaatcattgcatgatattatgaataagttattgggacaaaatgggcttactcttcctcctataaggcaaattgatcctgcaaagattacttcaccttattttgatcacaaatctttttgtcactttcatcgtcagcctgggcatgatactgaaaaatgtttttctctaaagggtaaaattcaagatttgattgataataatactatttctatttctggagtgaatgataaaggcaacacatctgtagctcctcctaaccaaaatcttcagatttttactgatccattaccttctcatacttctcatacttctaatgcaattgaggctaatgattcctctctctcatctactggtcttgtgtctatggctccgaatgtgattaactttgtagagcagcaagaaaaccctaaagaaccttccatcacatttgattccagtgaaaccattagggcacctgatggtcctttatacatagttgcaaaagtcaagaatatgccttgccgtggagtgcttattgatccttcgtgcatggttaatgttattactgaagaatttctttttactttgcaattgaatcaagtgatctatgacaaaacagatgtgattgtgaaattatttgatgcattttcttctcctacaattggttctattacattgcctattgaggtccataacaaatcccttgatgtgaactttgctattattccttcttccgaacaatttcgtgtgaagcttggctatccttggctatcttccatgaaagctattgcttctcctattcataagtgtttgaaatttccccataatggtgaagttgttactgtcaatcatagtctctttaaaccagttgaaagaacctctagtgttcctattgattacttttggcctaaacaattccaatctcttcctccacaaagtgatcatcttttcaaatcttatcaaaagtggaaaacagatatgatcctatctctaagtgaacctagagcacctaaacttgacattcctatcattcttgagaaggaaattcttcctttgaaagacaaaactaatgtctttccccaagaagattcccaacccgtccctatggatgcgactatgcttatgcctaataaatcttctaaaaatagacctatacctcctcgtcatgatggacttggtcttcttcctaaaccaaaaactcctcctttatatggagcagttcctcctcctgccttctatagagagaagagaccttcttcttctcctattatccagcctaagagaccacaacctaaacacccaagtgatagggatgagaacattcctcctcctctatcttctacacttcctactaagactagacgtaatcgttctgcacgggaacgtcgacgaaagcgtcgtcttagggctcaagcagctgcttctcaaactttgcaatctccacaaacaccttcaacaagcattattccattttctcctcagccggatattgagcctaaatctcctaaacataagatgcatgatggtcttgatcctgtgcgagttaaagatcctatttttataaatcttgatgatgatatagatgaaaatattactcctcttgcttctgatagtgaatatgaacttgttgatgttgataaccatttatctaatgaattttctaaagcacttatcctagctcctagacaagaacaatgtggcttggaacatgaacatagcccttgtttggatcttgtgatagctccatctgctgtgttggatgttcctcctctagcgtgttccctgccttcccgaaacattgatcagcaagatcggggggtagatgacatgctagactagttacattagcatggaagattctctccccctctcttttgttacttcttctatatgttattctcattcttctatttgtcgtccttagtgttgtctacttgaggacgatgcaaagcactgagatctctttggtctctctcatgttgactcaaaagacacatgtgttcccttcttctaggtgaccttccttgattggggaatgaagaacaattatgcatacatacatatgatatatacatgacttatcatacagcatactgaccccaaggaaagcgaagtcacctcgtgctttgtgttttgtgtctattatccttgggcttatctcacacttgggggctaaatccttgcgataacgtgctccttttccctttctcatttcttatgtgtatcactacgttaaaacaatcacccccgttgaggcgtgtgcgatcgctttaacgtaggggggcatacaccctgtctatcctttcaaagatacttgaaaatttcttggcaaacttagctttgtcttgaagatttttggtatttcttttgcatgactcatagcgagggaaccttactactgacagtcatggttcttcctcgtgatcttcccttttactttgtcaatcgaagttgtaagatccttagtccactgggggcttggtgtatcttgcctccttgacgtggtgaaagtctttcaacgttgtttccttgtactttatcggaagtatgagcatacatactcccgctaaagtgggggctaaatgtagcgtcctaaaattgcgacacttgcaatttcgactgcatttcggtcttcacgatggtgacgcaacacgcaacctgaatggagaccccaaaactcgctcacgacactgaaaactgcatttttcaagcaccctggcctgaacctccttgcaccctgatgtcccgggaggtgggaccagagcgcccagtgccctggtccctcaggaccagggcgcccagtgccctggtccctgggtcctattttgggcccggtttcctaagtgatatcgggtctttttgattgcaatttggaaatatacttccctggtcggcctaaggtcgggaaaatcagtctatcaaccctaaatgacaagtatataaactacatttttctctctcatttggagatagaggaggaggatatgtgtacaaagcgtggaaattatactcaagtattcaagcattcaagcattcaagcattccttcaagcaattgatcattccaagtctccattcaaggctaagtgttgcattcaagacaaggattcaaccattgaagaggagatcacatacaacatacaacatacaacatctaaaccttagcacataaggatacaaacatccttagaacaaggtattagtacttgttttacagtcatttacatttacagctcttgctcatttcttggttaattccaaaaccggggtttgacctaaaggcaaacccctaatccctaaccccccaatcgtcttcgcttttctgtgtgtaggttgcaggtacgcggctgagattgaagatctggaatccttgtgcagagacgaacagatcccccttcgtttcgcggatttttcggaggaccgtggcgccgggcaccatcgtcctgacaaattttgctcaaatttgcaggacagcgccgtatcgacattttactgctaattccaggtccgcagcttcatcctataacccgaactcagtttataagcgaatctttatgactttctatgcatccttagcttaatttccttaatcaacattctttacaaaagagggtagccttgctttcctaacccttgaaattcatttagcatccaatcttacatcgtgtgggattgaatcttatgagtttcaacccctcttttgaatgtaaagtcttccccctaagtgaaaacccatcgaatcctagcgaacctcccttctctctccttggagttagaagaggggagaccaactagggttcgaccgtgattttccgctttacacaaagctcatcacaaactaaAATTCACACTTATTCTTCTACACTtgtgcttgcatatcattcacatccaattcACAACCATCCACCACACAATTCACACATCCGCACTTCTATTTATACATGAttattcattgaaaccctcaactaggtcggccacaaataAAATATACATGAAGTCAATCATTTGGACCAAACACACATAATgagatccactctaggagataaagaggacccaaatacatcacaacacatcttcCTAAGTCAATTCCAACAAACCACATgttctagaacatcttccaaagttggcatcaaacataacatgtagaaaaataatgaaacacaTTAACCAGTCATCCCAAAATCATTTCCCAATGCAAATTACACAATGTAAGCCTGTACAAACCACAGTTAGACCCATACCaacattctaactcaacctccaaaaCATATAtggaccaaaagagtatgatccaaataagataaatcaactAAGTCAACCAAAGACTAACACAACTAACACCATTGAATGTATATAATAACATAAATTCACTTGCCAATCAAACCATCACTAGAAATCTAAACTAGAACACTGCACAAACTATATTAACATGTCCACCAAGCTACAACACTTGAATCAACACAACAAAGGAATGCAAAGAATTCTCTAGACCAATCCTAACAAACAGGGTTTGTTAGCAAACCACCAcaaccaacttcatcatctaagtAATTGAGGATCTAAAAACATGATAGTACAACATCCATGGAACATGGACATTATATCCATAATTATAAGACATGATCATCAAGAactagaggaatgcaaagcatttttTCGtaaggacattaaatactctttcctgcatattgtaCTTCCACTGTTGTAGCCTTTcaaaaacacctcatacttactcaatatCACTACTATACAATGTAATAACATGTGAACACTCATTTTCAGACCATATACAACATCCACACAACTAAAAAAGTTTAACATCAATGATAGAACAACTTAAGTTTCCAATGTATTTAAGTAGGATTTTTTCCATCGTGACCTAAAAGGTTATATTATGTAGCTTGTGTAGAGAATAAGGTTTTACTATATATTGTAGTGATACCACAATTAGAAGATTTATTTTTTAATGTGGTGACTTCTATGTCTAATTGCTCAATATGTCCTACAATGGAATAGTTAAAATTGGAGGATGAATACTTTATAGAACTTATATGGttgatattattattattggaaAATGACATTTTTCATAATTGGGAAAAGTATTTTGATATATGCTCAATTGTTCATTAGGTAAAGTTGATTCCCTTCAATTTGAATATCTTTATGATCTATAATATTTTAGATATATATTTAGCTTCATACACTTACTCATTGAGTGCCCTTTATCATGGTGGTATTCACATTATTCATTTTCTTTACACCCCATATGGTTGGGTTTATGTTAATCAAAAGATCTAGTGACAAGAAATATTTTTGTGCTTAATTTTTTTAGCTTTTGAAACTTAGCTTCCTTAGGTTCTCCTAAGGATGCATACTTATGCCTTGAAGTAGATTTTGTTTTGACTATCCTTGTGTAATTGTGATGTTTTTAGGTTTTTGATTAGTTTGGGCAACTTTAGATTATTGAGAGGATAGGTAGTTTGAATATGTTTAGAATTATTGACTCCATCACTTTCAAACAAAAGTATTCTTAGCGCAAAATTTAGGCCTAACATTAGATTGACTATTGTCTTTGGGATAGATTATGACCAGGCCTTTAACAAAATATTCTTTTAATATGACTCATTTGTCAATAATATTATCAAAAATTGAGACACAATGAACTTGGAGATGCAATGCAATTTTTACATTGAGAATTTGAAAACAACCATTGACAAGTTATTTTTTGGGTATGGCCTAAAGGAATTGACTTATGAAACCCCTCTATTGTAAATAGGAGGCATAACTTTCACCATTTTGTCAAGCTTATTATTACATAAATCTAGCATTGTAAGTTTGTgcttataattattaaaaaaaatagcgCAACAAACTTCTTAGATATGCCAAAAAACACAGTAATAGATCTTGTAGGTTGGTGCATGAACTACTCGAGTGTTTGACCTCCTGAGCTCTTTGAGGAAAAAGTCCTAATGATAACATGTCACTATTAGAGACCTCTTAAAAATCCATGAAGAATTATTTCACATGATCACAAGAGTTTGGACCTTTCCTTTATATTTATCTAACTTAGGAACTTCAAAGGCAAAAGGAAAGGGTTTTATCATGATAATTCAATTGAAAGTATAAGGACAAAGGTCCTCAAATTTGTagtgttttaatttatttataattccACTTTGTAAACCTATAAGAATCATCTCCTATCACTCTTGATCAAagtaatttgttggatttgttGAATTAGGAGATCTATAGTTGATAGATCAAAAATGTGGGGATTGTTGAAGAGGAAATTGACCATGACTTGAAAATAGACTAGTTTATTGAAAACTTGATTGATATGATGATCATGATGGAATCATTCCTTGGTTGAATTTAATTGATATGATGTGATAGGTGAAATTGTGCTTTGAATGGATTGATAATTCGATCAATATTATGCCAGTGATAGTGTGTTTGTTTGATTGGATTGATAGTTTGAGGAATATGATGTAAGTGGAGAAATAGTTTTGTTGGATTGGTAGTAGGATTGACATGATATAAGCAGTGATACTATATAGTGGGTTGGATCATTTTGAGGAATGGTCAAAGGTGGAAGTGAATATATGGGATTTGAAATAGGTAGAAGTTAAGTTGAGGTGGATTTGATAAAGTGTGAAAATGTTGATGGGACATTTGAGATGAGATGGTCATTTGTGGGGGATATGATATGGATTGATTTAGATTTGAAACATGTAATTAATATCTTGTCATTTGATTAAATTAAGATGTATTTTATTATTTACCAAGAATGGACTGAAGTATTTGATTTTGTAGACGAGGATTAAAAGATGGAGTATGACCATGAGGTGAAGGTGAAGGTAGTGGAGGCACAATACCATGTATTTGTTGTTTAATGTaagaattaaaataatattgtgTTGATTTAGGCCTATATTTTCAAGGATATTCAATTGTAGGGGTGGTGGATCATGTTGAATGATTTGATCGAGTTTGTTCTTATCAAAGGTGTGAGGGAGTTAAGCTCCTTTAATGGTTATCAATTCAAATAGATGGTTTCTATAGTTGTTCACAATATGTTCTATTGCATCTTAAATTTTCTTGTCTTTCAAGGATTTTAAAAACTCATTGGATATTCAAGTTGATCTACAAGAGCTCCAATGTCACTTCCATTGTCAACAAATTCATGAGATAAAAAAGGTCCAACTTGGGAATCACATGAGAATGAGGATCCAACCTGTAGATCATGTGGCCAATGAGTATCTAACTTAGTCATATGCTAGTGAAAGTACAACTTGTGGAATATGTGTTTGGTAAGTTCCAACTTGGAGCAAGGAAGATCCAGCTTGGAGCAAGGAAGATCCAGCTTGTAAATCCAATCCAAGAGTAGCTTCTAGAAGATTCTAATTATCAAGATCTATACTTAAGATAGGCTAGGGTTTTAAGTAACATGAAAGTGGACTAGATTTGGATTAAGTTATACTTAAGATAGGCTAGGTTCTTAAGTAAGATAAGGTTAAAAGGTGAAGACTAAATTAAGATCCTAATTTCATGAATACAGATTTGGAATGGTTTTGATCTTTTTAGAGTAGGGCTTACTTATGGGCTCTTCAAAGTTTAATTTTCACTTGATTGATGTGTTCCCAATTTTTTTTGAGGTTTAGATGCAAAATTTATTTAATAGTTCGTAGCAATATAAGACACATTAGAAATAAAAAACACATTGGTTTAGGTGTTGATGTAAATGACATTTACTAGTTTATCAAATGAAAACACATCAAGCACATCAACAACATATTCTagtcgtgtgtgtgtgtgtgtgtgtgtgtgtgtgtgtgtgtgtgtgtgtgtgtgtgtgtgtgtgtgtgtgtgtgtgtgtgtgtgtgtgtgtgtgtgtgtgtgtaaatgtttGTGGGTTCACCAATATACTATCTTCCATGCAAAGGATAGCTATAAAACATAAGGTCACAAACCACCTATACACCCCTTACCATGGAGACAAAGCCTTATCCATGATGATTTATATCTCATCAACTGGAAAGTACAATTTAACTTCTCAATCCTAACCAATTATTGATGCAACACGAATAAAGATAGTTAAAAGGTCTTAACTAaggttaaaaattaaaattaaaatcactaATGGATCATGTCTTTGATATACCTAAAGTCATGTGAGACCACAATATATGAAGTAAAAGTGaaagatttcaaaaaaattggtatGAGAGGGTAACCCACTCCCCTCCTGCATTATGCAAGGTGAAATTTTCATACAAGCTtaatacaaaaatatttattttcaatggACGTGTGTGTTGATTCACTCTTAAATTTATATACCCCACTAGAACATGAAGGTTAAAATTGTCCTCTTGGTGATGAAATCCAAGTTAGACCCATTAAAAGGAAAGAAATTCAAGTGTCAAGCTAATTCCTACATATGATCATTTTGCAATGCAAAGGAAGAAAATATGCACTTGAATTGTTATATTAACACAACAAAAAATAGAACTAAAAGTGTTCTTCATTTTCACTATCACCTTTTGGTCTGAGGGAAGAGCATGCACACTTAGAAGTCCTTGAAACACAAAATGTAAAGTCCATTCccttttaaaaaaatcaatatGTAACTACTCCAATGATTAAAGAAAAGGTCTTTGATAAACATCTTGCACCAAATatgttaaaaaaaattcattaatgaTTTTTGGACCAACTCTTTGCAACAAACATATTAGTGGTTTGACAGATAGAAATCTTTGACATGTGGTTTTCTACAAGGATAATACattagaaataaaatttaaatccCTATATAAAATAAGAAACATATGTTAGCACATAGAAAACTAAATGCCATTGCAATGTTCTTTGTGATTTTCCatgcaattttttaaaaatatcaaatttgactTTTGAGTACAAAAGTTACGAGTATTTGAAGTTAGAAAATCAAAGGTGACTTTGAGTAATTCTATCTAAAAATTCGAGTAGAATCTACAAAAAATACCTTCACTACAGCTAAGTTCTCCAAGCCAACTTTTAACAACTATAGAAAATTGAGAATTTGATATGTGAGAgaaaaaacaaatttgaaaaaatactATTTTAAGAAACAAATGGAGGGGTGTCAAACCCTAATAGTCAGGATAACCACTAACAATCAAGGGAAATGTGGTCACATGTAATAGTTACTTAGGAATTAGTACTTAAGTTTAATATTGAACTACAATCATATTTAATATCATAGTTAACAAGAGAATTGGCTAGGCATTAGTCACATACATAGTTAGCACTAATTTgataagtgaaaaaaaaaaaaattttaaaaaaaaaatatactatTTTAAGAACCAAATGGAGGATGTCAAAGCCTTATAGTCAAACTAACCACTCGTAGTCATGGTGAATGTGGTCACATGTAATAGTTACTTAGGAATTGGTAGTTATGTTTAATGTCGTAATCAAATTTCACATCATAGTTAAAAAGTGTTTTGTTTAGGCAGTGTTCATGTACATTGGTAACCCTATAATTATAGTCAATGATTTGGAGGTTAACTATCAATTGAGAACTAAATCCTAGTCACAATTGGGACCATGGGTGAGGAGCAAAGGAATTGCACAAAGGGTGCTTAAGCTCTTGGTCTATAGTATAATTTGGAGCTAGGTATAAGGGGTTAGAGATTAAGTGATAAACTTATGTTTTTTAATATAATCCAATGCTTGGTGCCAATGGTTGACATGAACAATTTTGTCCCCTCAACTATACAACTACCATAAACTATTGTAAAAGTTGATTTTTAACAAATTAGCAATTAAAGTTTTTGTAGGTTAATTATTTTTCCTTTTATTTGATAGCAATTTTTTTAATTACATAGGCATTACAGAATATAGCTAGTGTGGTACTATATGTACAATACAAAATCATACACATGTACAAATTATGTGCATACTCTAGACCTAGGACACACCCAAGACACTAATTTTTAATCCAAAATACCATATATTATATATTGATCTTCATCTCTTAACTTCATCTCAGACATAACCATTAACTTCATTTTGTCTTAGGAGGCTCTTCGCAAAAAACTCACTTCCATATTTTTTAAATATACTAATAAACCTATAAAATGAAAGTTAGAAATATACTACAAAAATAAGAGAGATTGTGGATACATCTCACCAAGTGTGTCAAAATGTGTAGCAAATACtgaaatcaaaataaaatttaaaaaaaaatattaaaacctatATTGACCTTAACTAGTACCTCATATTGAGCTAGAAACCATAAAACAAAAGTAAAACAAAGCAAGCATTTTACCAATGGTTTTGTTTCTATTGTACTACAAAGTAGATGTACTAAAAAATTGATTGTATGTGGTTGCTTATTTTGACAGTTTAATGATGCAAACAAATATGAATATTGAAAATTTCTTGAGAAAGatgaatatatatatttagatgAAGTGGGATCATTTATTAAGATCTTCTAAAAGATCAAGGAGGGTTGAATTGGTTGAGTAATTGTAAGATGCATAGTGAAGATTAAAAAACatctttataatttttttaatatttaaaagagTTATGAAATGCATTATGTAGaataaaaataatttcataattCATTTTATGTATTATAAGtgattaaatgaaaaaataaataaataaataatgttttatTAAATCATGTGTAAAAGGGAAGAAGAGTagataattaaaatttataaaagtaGAGACCCGGAAATTTTTTATCTGCTGTAATTTATTTAATGTTTTAGTATATGTAGCGATAGGAGGAGTTTCTTTGGATTATGTTTCTGAAGAACAAGTTTATCTGGTAGCGACAGTCATGAAAGAGTGTTTTTTAGTTGATGCGTTCACGTCGTTTCTTTAAATGGCAACCATAAAGCCATTGCCTCCCCTTCACCAAGAAAATTCTCCACATGTTTTCAAGACCAACAGAAATTACAGCCGTTTTACAAAATCTAAGCACAGTCGAGGAAGGCAGATTAGTTGCGGAAAGAAAATGGAATTGACGCATGAAAAAGACATCGTGCGTCTGATGGACGCGCTTAACATCAAAACTGAGGAAACCCACAGCGCCAAAACTGCTACTTGCGTTTTCTTCGAAAACAACCAGCTTTCCATGCATGTCCGACGTAGAAATTTAACAGATGCACGGCatgtgtttgacaaaatgcccAAAAGAAACAAGGTGTCCTGgtctgcaatgattgcaggatatgcagagAATGGCTTTGGCGAAGAGGCTTTGGAATTGTTTCGGGAAATGAGAGAAGAAGGCATGAAACCCAATCATATTACTTTTGTGAGCGTTCTTCAGGCTTGCAGGGAGGTTGGGGATTTGGAAGCGGGCATGCAGATCCATGGTTGGATCGTGAAGAATGGATTCCAGAGCAACAAATATCTGGTTACCACGCTTGTTGATCTGTATTGCGACTGTGGGACTTTGGATGATGCACGCCATCTGTTTGACGAAATAACTGAAAGAGATG contains these protein-coding regions:
- the LOC131067444 gene encoding pentatricopeptide repeat-containing protein At4g18520, chloroplastic, which produces MATIKPLPPLHQENSPHVFKTNRNYSRFTKSKHSRGRQISCGKKMELTHEKDIVRLMDALNIKTEETHSAKTATCVFFENNQLSMHVRRRNLTDARHVFDKMPKRNKVSWSAMIAGYAENGFGEEALELFREMREEGMKPNHITFVSVLQACREVGDLEAGMQIHGWIVKNGFQSNKYLVTTLVDLYCDCGTLDDARHLFDEITERDVVSWTAMIARYSQQGHGEEALRLFNEMRQTDVMANYFTVPCVLKACSSLRDIQQGQGLHAYAIKIGVECDMFVGSALVDMYEKCGSLADARRVFNQIPQRDEILWNTMIIGCLHWGRSEQALVLLSLMHLAGVEPEQFIINGVMSACGSEEFNKIKMKMEMQMNLD